From the genome of Thermofilaceae archaeon, one region includes:
- a CDS encoding DEAD/DEAH box helicase, whose amino-acid sequence MVLKGAITLMSEVGSVLELLHPMIRRLWVEKGFGEPTPPQREAIPLVLSGENVLIVAPTGSGKTEAALLPILSRMLEEEGPGVRLLYITPLRTLNRDILARVEWWALKLGFRVGVRHGDTTPAERRVQSLTPPDILITTPESLQLLLVGRRLRNHLANVRWVIVDEVHEVADSKRGVQLSLLMERVKRVAGRLQVIGLSASVGNPEEVARLLVGAHGSCRVVVVPAHKRVRVSVEWPHPGEGDAELADRILAAPDVAARLRFVRELVESRRSTLIFTNTRPTAELLASRFKLWDERIPIYVHHGSLSRAERVRVEEMLRRGEVKGVVCTSSMELGIDIGHVDLVVQYNSPREVRRLLQRVGRAGHSLDRVSEGVVVVGNSDDALESIVLKRRMEQGFIEPSEIPRKPYDVLAHELVGLAMSEPVTLEEAYQLVRGAEPYRDLEREELERVAEFLRSIGLIRVYGDRLRPAGRRCYDYFYGALTTIPEVEQYVVVERSTGEPIGVLDDYFVAEYCEIGARFIMAGRPWEVVALTEEVVYVEPVEDFESAVPSWVGEEIPVPHEVALEVGRIRGLAAEEAERGVPLEVLAQKLAESYGVDRSLFERALAPVYEMVRLGLPVPSDRLIVVEEAGEGVMVVHAHYGNRVNRALGKYLAYRLARRLGLPAYSAEKPYRIVLRCENVTAEEVVEILRETDAETFLRYLRAAVEESRAFRWRLQQVARRMGVLAPGARLTRGDLERLVGALKGTPAYEEAMKEVLQRDMDVDRALAVVAAVRSGEIRVVAVRGPSPLTLEAERSLREGLEPAMPEKRELISYALFKVKVLQSFASFYCTECGSIFELPISELGEGVVCPNCGSGRLAFDAVPEEEMAARVERCARKGGCRRLTLSASLFERYGAAAVLARAAGLSFREVKEVLAGFHGGREQLLKLLWAKHREKVRSMLARAAQGAGLRGSQRRR is encoded by the coding sequence GTGGTGTTAAAAGGGGCCATCACACTGATGAGCGAAGTGGGCAGTGTGCTGGAGCTGCTACACCCGATGATCAGGAGGTTGTGGGTGGAGAAAGGCTTCGGTGAACCCACTCCTCCGCAGAGGGAAGCCATCCCGCTGGTGCTCTCCGGCGAGAATGTGCTCATCGTGGCTCCGACGGGTAGCGGTAAGACGGAGGCAGCCCTGCTGCCGATCCTTTCGAGGATGCTGGAGGAGGAGGGGCCGGGGGTCAGGCTGCTCTACATCACTCCCCTGAGAACCCTCAACAGGGACATCCTGGCGAGAGTGGAGTGGTGGGCGCTGAAGCTGGGGTTCAGGGTGGGGGTGAGGCACGGGGATACGACCCCGGCCGAGCGGAGGGTTCAGTCGCTGACGCCTCCCGACATCCTGATCACGACGCCGGAGTCGCTCCAGCTCCTCCTCGTTGGTAGGAGGTTGAGGAACCACTTGGCCAACGTTAGGTGGGTGATCGTCGACGAGGTGCACGAGGTCGCGGACAGCAAGAGGGGTGTTCAGCTGAGCCTCCTGATGGAGCGCGTCAAAAGGGTGGCAGGTAGACTGCAAGTGATTGGGCTTTCAGCCAGCGTCGGCAACCCGGAGGAAGTGGCTAGGCTGCTCGTCGGCGCCCACGGCTCTTGCAGGGTTGTCGTTGTTCCGGCCCACAAGAGGGTTAGGGTGAGTGTCGAGTGGCCCCACCCGGGTGAGGGTGACGCGGAGCTCGCCGATAGGATCCTCGCCGCACCGGATGTGGCGGCCCGGCTGAGGTTCGTGCGCGAGCTGGTCGAGTCGAGACGCTCTACGCTGATCTTCACGAACACGCGGCCTACAGCCGAGCTGCTCGCGAGCAGGTTCAAGCTCTGGGACGAGAGGATCCCGATCTACGTCCACCACGGCAGCCTCTCGAGAGCTGAAAGGGTTCGGGTGGAGGAGATGCTGAGGAGGGGTGAGGTGAAGGGCGTCGTGTGCACGTCGTCGATGGAGCTGGGGATCGACATAGGCCACGTGGACCTAGTGGTGCAGTACAACTCGCCGCGGGAGGTTCGCAGGCTGCTGCAGAGGGTGGGTAGGGCCGGCCACAGCCTAGATCGGGTGAGCGAGGGAGTGGTGGTAGTGGGCAACAGCGACGACGCCCTCGAGAGCATCGTGCTGAAGAGGAGGATGGAGCAGGGGTTTATCGAGCCCTCAGAGATCCCGAGGAAGCCGTACGACGTTCTTGCACACGAGCTGGTCGGCCTAGCGATGTCAGAGCCCGTCACGCTGGAGGAGGCCTACCAGCTTGTGAGGGGGGCTGAACCCTACAGGGATCTGGAGAGGGAGGAGCTGGAGCGGGTTGCGGAGTTCCTCAGGAGCATCGGTTTGATCAGAGTCTACGGCGACCGTTTGAGGCCGGCGGGAAGGCGGTGCTACGACTACTTCTACGGCGCTCTCACCACGATACCCGAGGTGGAGCAGTACGTCGTCGTTGAAAGGTCCACGGGCGAGCCGATCGGCGTGCTGGACGACTACTTCGTCGCCGAGTACTGCGAGATCGGTGCTCGCTTCATCATGGCTGGGAGGCCGTGGGAGGTGGTTGCGCTCACCGAGGAGGTGGTGTACGTCGAGCCGGTCGAGGACTTCGAGAGCGCGGTGCCGAGCTGGGTGGGGGAGGAGATCCCCGTCCCCCACGAAGTCGCTCTGGAGGTGGGTAGGATCCGGGGGTTAGCGGCCGAGGAGGCGGAGAGGGGTGTTCCGCTCGAGGTCTTGGCGCAGAAGCTCGCTGAGAGCTACGGGGTTGACCGCTCGCTGTTCGAGCGCGCTCTGGCACCGGTCTACGAGATGGTGCGCCTGGGGCTGCCGGTGCCCAGCGACCGGTTGATCGTTGTGGAGGAGGCGGGGGAGGGGGTGATGGTCGTCCACGCCCACTACGGCAACCGAGTGAACCGGGCTTTGGGCAAGTACCTCGCCTACAGGCTGGCTCGGCGGCTCGGGCTGCCCGCTTACTCGGCGGAGAAGCCCTACAGGATCGTCCTCCGGTGCGAGAACGTTACAGCGGAGGAGGTGGTGGAGATCCTCCGGGAAACCGACGCGGAGACCTTCCTCCGGTACCTGAGGGCGGCAGTCGAGGAGAGCAGGGCTTTCAGGTGGAGGCTGCAGCAGGTTGCGAGGAGGATGGGCGTTCTGGCTCCCGGTGCGAGGCTCACAAGGGGGGATCTGGAGAGGCTGGTGGGCGCGCTCAAGGGGACTCCGGCCTACGAGGAGGCGATGAAGGAGGTGCTGCAGAGGGACATGGACGTCGATAGGGCCCTCGCGGTCGTGGCCGCGGTGAGGAGCGGGGAGATTCGCGTTGTAGCAGTTAGGGGGCCGAGCCCGCTGACTCTCGAGGCTGAGCGGAGCCTGCGAGAGGGGCTGGAGCCCGCGATGCCGGAGAAGAGGGAGCTCATCTCCTACGCGCTCTTCAAGGTGAAGGTGCTGCAATCCTTCGCCTCCTTCTACTGCACCGAGTGCGGCAGCATCTTTGAACTCCCGATCTCCGAGCTGGGCGAGGGGGTAGTGTGCCCAAACTGCGGCTCCGGCAGGCTGGCCTTCGACGCTGTTCCCGAGGAGGAGATGGCCGCTAGAGTTGAGAGGTGCGCGAGAAAGGGCGGCTGCAGGAGGCTGACCCTCAGCGCCTCGCTCTTCGAGAGGTACGGAGCAGCGGCAGTTCTAGCCAGGGCGGCGGGGCTCAGCTTCCGGGAAGTGAAGGAGGTGCTGGCCGGTTTCCACGGCGGGCGTGAGCAGCTGCTCAAGCTTCTCTGGGCCAAGCATAGGGAAAAGGTGAGGTCCATGCTCGCACGAGCGGCACAGGGTGCTGGCCTCAGGGGCTCGCAACGACGCCGCTGA